A genomic window from Rhodococcus sp. KBS0724 includes:
- a CDS encoding pseudouridine synthase: MIACVPMPPPLPVKNGVGPTRLRIPPSGPWATIAEYVVAKFDHLDAENLYRRFDDGEFVGIDGHPICRSTEFSAHQFVWYYRELPAEDPVPFHEEILHVDDDLVVIDKPHFLPTTPSGRYLRESALVRLRVRLDNPDLTPIHRLDRGTAGVVMFSARPATRGAYQSLFEKRQVTKVYEAVSARPPCGQGAPGLAESDGPLVYRNHIEARRGELRVLVDDSREPNSETMIEARGTGVSASGRTVLHTVLRPHSGRMHQLRVHLAALGAGILGDRRYPDLLPDAPDDHSLPLQLLARELEFTDPLSGRPRRFVTHRTLSEMPV; this comes from the coding sequence ATGATTGCCTGCGTGCCAATGCCCCCACCGCTGCCCGTCAAGAACGGCGTTGGCCCGACGCGCCTACGCATCCCACCGTCCGGGCCGTGGGCGACAATCGCTGAGTACGTCGTGGCGAAGTTCGACCATCTGGACGCCGAAAACCTGTATCGGCGGTTCGACGACGGCGAGTTCGTGGGTATCGACGGCCACCCGATCTGCCGGAGCACAGAGTTCAGCGCGCACCAGTTTGTCTGGTACTACCGTGAGTTGCCGGCGGAGGACCCGGTGCCGTTCCACGAGGAGATCCTGCACGTCGACGACGATCTCGTCGTGATCGACAAACCACATTTTCTCCCGACCACACCCAGCGGGCGCTACCTGCGTGAGTCGGCGCTCGTCCGACTGCGGGTCCGCCTCGACAACCCGGATCTGACCCCGATCCATCGACTCGACCGCGGCACCGCAGGGGTGGTGATGTTCTCGGCCCGCCCCGCGACGCGCGGTGCGTACCAGTCACTGTTCGAGAAGCGTCAGGTCACGAAGGTCTACGAGGCGGTGTCAGCACGACCGCCCTGTGGCCAGGGCGCACCGGGGCTCGCCGAATCCGACGGTCCCCTCGTCTACCGCAACCACATCGAAGCTCGGCGCGGCGAGTTGCGGGTCCTCGTCGACGACAGCCGTGAACCTAACTCCGAGACCATGATCGAGGCACGAGGGACGGGCGTGAGCGCCTCCGGACGCACTGTGCTGCACACGGTTCTACGTCCGCACTCCGGTCGGATGCACCAGTTGCGGGTACATTTGGCGGCTCTCGGCGCCGGAATCCTGGGCGACCGGCGATACCCCGACCTACTGCCCGATGCGCCGGACGATCATTCCCTCCCACTCCAATTGCTCGCGCGGGAACTCGAATTCACCGATCCGTTGTCGGGGAGGCCGCGGCGGTTCGTCACACATCGGACACTCAGCGAGATGCCCGTCTAA
- a CDS encoding arabinofuranosidase, with protein sequence MVTLVIAGLLVAAPASGAEPPAWRYTMVAFSNGSDRDMDVYESADGTGFQLVKPSAYRPPSGLVRDPSIFRNTDGMYYLTYTTGGTSIGFARSSDRITWTPLANYSLPFCCAFMPGTGDGTGSASPPGFSGSAGFSDGPSLSPFVTKAWAPEWFVDGGRVNVIVSMSTGGGFVPYLMTALEPSLRLWSLPVPLAGIGADHIDTTVVKVGSTYHAFTKNETTKVVEHAVAPSATGPYSFVPNGNWGTFVEGPALAQLPNGDWRIYLDAYVEGKYLYSDSSDGLNTWSPVQELPGLSGTARHVGVMAEPA encoded by the coding sequence ATGGTGACGCTCGTTATCGCAGGATTGCTGGTCGCGGCCCCGGCCAGCGGCGCTGAACCGCCGGCCTGGCGGTACACGATGGTGGCGTTCAGCAATGGCAGCGACCGCGACATGGATGTATACGAGTCCGCGGACGGCACTGGATTCCAACTCGTCAAACCGTCGGCGTATCGGCCTCCGTCCGGGCTGGTTCGTGATCCGAGCATCTTCCGGAATACAGACGGAATGTATTACCTCACCTACACAACGGGCGGAACGAGTATCGGCTTCGCACGCAGTAGCGACCGCATCACCTGGACACCTCTGGCGAACTATTCGCTCCCGTTCTGCTGTGCCTTCATGCCAGGCACCGGGGACGGCACGGGTTCAGCGAGCCCGCCGGGCTTCTCGGGGTCGGCCGGCTTCAGCGACGGCCCGTCGTTGTCACCGTTCGTCACCAAAGCCTGGGCGCCCGAGTGGTTCGTCGACGGCGGCCGCGTCAACGTCATCGTGTCTATGTCGACCGGTGGAGGATTTGTGCCGTATCTGATGACGGCACTGGAACCGTCGCTGCGGCTGTGGAGCCTGCCTGTTCCGCTCGCCGGGATCGGTGCGGACCATATCGATACCACCGTGGTCAAGGTGGGGTCGACCTATCATGCGTTCACCAAGAACGAGACGACGAAGGTTGTCGAGCATGCGGTCGCGCCGTCGGCAACGGGCCCCTATTCCTTTGTCCCGAACGGAAATTGGGGAACGTTTGTGGAAGGTCCGGCGCTGGCTCAGCTGCCGAACGGCGACTGGCGAATCTATCTCGACGCCTATGTCGAAGGAAAGTACCTGTATTCCGACAGCTCCGATGGGCTGAACACCTGGTCGCCCGTGCAAGAGCTTCCCGGCCTTTCCGGTACGGCCCGCCACGTTGGCGTAATGGCAGAGCCGGCATAA
- a CDS encoding PE-PPE domain-containing protein — MAEVTVFAVGGTGESYDGDTRTHVVGLLSAVTRELDDRFDATWVPYPASYGPVADGGSSFRHSTEMGAQALVVALAEVRGPVMLIGYSQGCSVIRAALPKVNGSNIIGIGLISDPQQPVGVLTGCEGYGVAGDGPEIPSWIPVKWIGHPQDLICNASDDSYIRDIADLTGWMSFTQARVWANKVWELLRSNTFQNAQKTHFSPKQWRKDLRRLQTAFLEVLGYLPSRVSWRRFQIRNPRGGRHVSYASEPLDSSGRTGCQLLADWMMAQAQDVKLLPAAA, encoded by the coding sequence ATGGCAGAGGTAACGGTTTTTGCAGTCGGCGGCACCGGCGAGTCGTACGACGGTGACACCCGCACCCACGTAGTCGGACTGCTGAGCGCGGTGACACGTGAACTCGACGATCGATTCGACGCCACGTGGGTGCCCTACCCCGCGTCGTACGGACCTGTTGCCGACGGCGGCTCGAGTTTCCGTCACAGCACCGAAATGGGCGCCCAGGCGCTTGTGGTGGCTCTCGCCGAGGTCCGCGGACCCGTCATGCTCATCGGCTACTCACAAGGATGCTCGGTCATTCGCGCCGCCCTACCGAAAGTGAACGGCAGCAACATCATCGGGATCGGGTTGATCTCCGATCCGCAACAACCAGTCGGGGTTCTCACGGGTTGCGAGGGGTATGGCGTCGCCGGCGACGGACCGGAAATTCCGTCCTGGATCCCGGTCAAATGGATCGGACACCCGCAAGACTTGATCTGTAACGCCAGCGACGACAGCTACATTCGTGACATCGCCGACCTCACCGGCTGGATGTCCTTCACCCAGGCGAGAGTATGGGCAAACAAGGTGTGGGAACTGCTCCGAAGCAACACTTTTCAGAACGCGCAGAAAACTCACTTCAGCCCGAAGCAGTGGCGCAAAGATCTACGACGCCTCCAGACGGCATTCCTCGAAGTCCTGGGATACCTACCCAGCCGAGTGAGCTGGCGACGCTTTCAGATCCGGAACCCCCGCGGCGGGCGGCATGTCAGCTACGCGAGCGAACCCCTCGACTCCAGCGGACGCACGGGTTGCCAACTGCTGGCCGATTGGATGATGGCACAGGCTCAGGATGTCAAGCTGCTCCCCGCCGCAGCCTGA
- a CDS encoding L-lactate dehydrogenase, with product MTTAYRSRKKKVSIVGAGSVGTAIAYACLIRGSADVLALYDTNAAKVRAEVLDLNHGTQFTPPCSVDGGDDIAVTAGSDLVVVTAGAKQKPGQSRLELAAVNVKIAQTLTEQLLSQSPEAIILFVSNPVDIATYAAVQAAGPPYRHRIFGSGTVLDTARLRFLMASKLGVAVENVHAFIVGEHGDSEIPLWSSATIGGVPATAFVGPSGNTLDSTIRDEVATAVVQSAYQIIEGKGATNLAIGLSSAFMVEVVLRDEQRVLPISTLQNGVHDLDGVCLSLPTLVGGAGAGRVLEVPLSECERAGLHASARTLRDVQHSLGL from the coding sequence ATGACGACGGCATATCGCTCTCGGAAGAAGAAGGTTTCCATCGTCGGCGCCGGCAGTGTCGGCACGGCCATCGCTTATGCGTGCCTCATCCGTGGATCAGCGGACGTACTGGCCCTCTACGACACGAACGCCGCGAAGGTGCGTGCGGAGGTGCTCGATCTCAACCACGGCACTCAATTCACCCCACCGTGCTCGGTGGATGGTGGTGACGACATCGCCGTGACGGCAGGGTCCGATCTGGTGGTGGTGACAGCCGGGGCCAAGCAGAAACCCGGGCAGTCTCGTCTCGAGTTGGCAGCGGTCAACGTGAAGATTGCGCAGACTTTGACGGAGCAACTTCTCTCGCAGTCGCCCGAAGCGATCATTCTTTTTGTCAGCAATCCCGTCGACATCGCGACGTACGCCGCGGTTCAGGCCGCGGGTCCGCCGTACCGTCACCGGATCTTCGGATCTGGGACGGTGCTGGACACGGCACGCCTGCGCTTTCTCATGGCGTCGAAGTTGGGCGTTGCAGTCGAGAATGTGCACGCGTTCATCGTCGGCGAGCACGGTGACTCCGAAATTCCGTTGTGGTCCAGCGCCACCATCGGCGGTGTTCCGGCGACGGCATTTGTGGGTCCTTCGGGGAACACACTCGACAGCACGATCCGCGACGAGGTCGCGACTGCGGTGGTGCAAAGCGCGTATCAGATCATCGAAGGCAAGGGCGCGACGAACCTTGCAATCGGGTTGTCGAGCGCCTTCATGGTCGAGGTGGTGCTGCGCGACGAGCAGAGGGTTCTGCCGATTTCGACTCTGCAGAACGGGGTGCACGATCTGGACGGGGTATGCCTGTCGTTGCCGACATTGGTCGGCGGGGCGGGCGCCGGCCGCGTACTGGAAGTGCCGTTATCGGAGTGTGAGCGCGCGGGTCTGCATGCGTCAGCGCGAACGTTGCGCGATGTTCAACATTCTCTCGGATTGTGA
- a CDS encoding phage holin family protein — protein MISFLIRAAIFLGSAAVGLLVASLILSGFSAPTSGFIVAVVIFAIAQSVLAPFIAKMAKRHAPAFLGGIGLVSTFVALLLASVFSDLSISGVSTWILGTVVVWLVTAVATLVLPLLFVRKKVQERKA, from the coding sequence ATGATTAGCTTTTTGATTCGCGCCGCGATTTTCCTGGGGTCTGCGGCCGTCGGACTTCTTGTTGCGTCGTTGATTCTTTCGGGCTTCTCGGCACCCACATCAGGATTCATCGTGGCGGTCGTGATCTTTGCGATTGCGCAATCGGTTCTGGCGCCGTTCATCGCCAAGATGGCAAAGCGCCATGCCCCGGCATTCCTCGGCGGAATCGGATTGGTGTCGACATTTGTTGCTCTGCTCCTGGCATCGGTTTTCTCCGACCTGTCGATCTCCGGTGTCTCGACGTGGATTCTGGGAACGGTCGTCGTCTGGCTGGTAACCGCAGTTGCGACGCTGGTGCTTCCACTGTTGTTCGTGCGTAAGAAAGTGCAGGAGCGGAAGGCTTAG
- a CDS encoding VOC family protein: MDYTVLDCPDPAALARFYEQVLGWRTIRAEDDWHVIEGAPGQRLAFQLAPDFVPVDWPNVGVGIHLDLVVDALDPAEEWVLSLGAERVDATPEHPTFRVYRDPVGHHFCLCLRD; this comes from the coding sequence ATGGATTACACAGTCCTGGACTGTCCGGATCCGGCTGCGCTGGCACGCTTCTACGAACAAGTACTCGGGTGGAGAACCATACGCGCCGAGGATGATTGGCACGTGATCGAAGGGGCGCCGGGCCAGCGCCTGGCATTTCAGCTCGCCCCGGATTTCGTTCCGGTGGACTGGCCGAACGTGGGCGTGGGAATCCACCTCGATCTCGTCGTCGACGCTTTGGATCCCGCCGAAGAGTGGGTACTGAGTCTCGGTGCGGAGCGCGTCGACGCAACCCCCGAGCATCCGACTTTCCGCGTCTACCGCGACCCGGTCGGCCATCACTTCTGTCTATGCCTGCGCGATTGA
- a CDS encoding SRPBCC family protein has product MASPNSDEFLVERSAVVNAEAATVFDLINDFHHWTAWSPWEGLDPAMQRTYSGPDSGVGASYAWSGNKKAGSGSMKITESVPGSRVVLDLSFLKPFKAQNVTTFLLEPQNSGVRVTWQMTGKKNFFFKIFGFIFSMDKMVGKDFEKGLAQLKAEAEKG; this is encoded by the coding sequence ATGGCTTCACCGAATTCCGACGAGTTTCTGGTCGAACGCTCCGCCGTTGTCAATGCGGAGGCCGCTACTGTCTTCGATCTGATCAACGACTTCCACCATTGGACCGCTTGGTCCCCGTGGGAGGGCCTGGACCCGGCGATGCAGCGGACGTACTCGGGACCCGATTCCGGCGTGGGTGCGTCGTACGCCTGGTCTGGCAACAAAAAGGCCGGTTCGGGTTCGATGAAGATTACGGAATCGGTTCCGGGTAGCCGTGTCGTGCTGGATCTTTCCTTCCTCAAACCGTTCAAAGCTCAGAACGTCACAACCTTTCTTCTGGAACCGCAGAACAGTGGCGTGCGAGTGACGTGGCAAATGACAGGGAAGAAGAACTTCTTCTTCAAAATTTTCGGATTCATTTTCAGCATGGACAAGATGGTGGGCAAGGACTTCGAGAAGGGCCTCGCGCAGTTGAAAGCCGAAGCCGAAAAGGGTTGA
- a CDS encoding WS/DGAT domain-containing protein: MTPTDAQTFWISEKIPNDQLLLYCFEGQTESLEDVRRAVLDRASSMPDLSVRIREVPWHLDYPLWEPMPVNESLVVTHRLQYSSWDECINAIEVLLENHVNPRVTPWLLHLFEGVRGAPRCDGPALIAVLQVAHSLADGKRASAIARTLFAADEPKREEIDRRSSSSAEILARAALRLPGQIYHLFRDGRAGHRAQLQLEADTEAGVVAPQAPNRPKVTSNIPPNAHRLVRMVVRDAADLRAEGVSVTVGAMTAISVAMTKYLQAADGVVPPELGAEVTIAKDGKPKSRNHFRNAGVGLFPEVVDLRERAHRITESLAERRARAAHPSSAASDRALEAVPGPLIRWGVQQYDFTAIPETVTGNTVVSSVARGAADLVFGGATVRFTAGFPSLSPVMSLTHGVHGIGDTVTISITTSPSAIADIDHYEQLMHDAIDEVRDTFARRV, encoded by the coding sequence ATGACGCCCACCGACGCCCAAACATTCTGGATTTCGGAAAAGATCCCCAACGATCAACTCCTGCTGTACTGCTTCGAGGGGCAAACGGAATCGCTCGAGGATGTACGACGCGCGGTCCTCGATCGCGCGTCGTCGATGCCGGATTTGAGTGTGCGGATTCGTGAAGTGCCGTGGCATCTGGATTATCCGCTGTGGGAACCGATGCCGGTCAACGAGTCGTTGGTCGTGACGCATCGACTTCAGTACTCTTCGTGGGACGAGTGCATCAACGCGATCGAAGTGCTGCTCGAGAATCACGTCAACCCGCGCGTGACCCCATGGCTCCTCCATCTTTTCGAGGGTGTGCGCGGCGCGCCACGCTGCGATGGGCCTGCGCTGATTGCCGTTCTGCAGGTGGCTCATTCATTGGCGGACGGCAAGCGGGCGAGCGCCATTGCCCGCACGCTCTTCGCAGCAGACGAGCCGAAACGTGAAGAGATCGACCGGCGTTCGAGCAGTTCGGCAGAAATACTCGCCCGTGCGGCGCTGCGACTGCCCGGTCAGATCTACCACCTTTTCCGTGACGGTCGCGCCGGTCATCGGGCTCAGCTACAACTGGAGGCCGACACGGAAGCGGGAGTTGTTGCGCCGCAGGCTCCCAACCGGCCGAAGGTTACCTCGAACATTCCCCCCAATGCGCACCGGTTGGTGCGCATGGTGGTGCGCGACGCGGCAGATCTTCGAGCAGAAGGCGTGTCCGTGACGGTGGGGGCGATGACGGCGATCTCGGTGGCCATGACCAAGTATCTGCAGGCGGCCGATGGCGTTGTACCTCCCGAGCTAGGCGCCGAAGTGACCATCGCGAAGGACGGAAAACCGAAATCGCGCAATCACTTCCGCAACGCCGGTGTAGGCCTGTTCCCGGAGGTAGTGGATCTTCGCGAGCGTGCCCACCGCATCACGGAATCCTTGGCCGAGCGCCGGGCGAGAGCAGCGCACCCATCCAGTGCGGCGTCGGACCGGGCGCTGGAGGCTGTCCCGGGGCCGCTCATTCGTTGGGGTGTACAGCAATACGATTTCACGGCGATTCCCGAGACGGTGACGGGCAATACAGTGGTGTCGAGTGTGGCCCGCGGTGCCGCTGATCTGGTGTTCGGCGGCGCGACGGTGCGATTCACTGCCGGTTTTCCTAGTCTGTCGCCGGTCATGTCACTCACACACGGTGTGCACGGTATCGGTGACACCGTGACCATCAGCATCACAACCAGTCCGTCGGCGATTGCGGATATCGACCACTACGAACAACTGATGCATGACGCGATCGACGAGGTGCGCGATACCTTTGCGCGACGGGTCTGA
- a CDS encoding mismatch-specific DNA-glycosylase encodes MGFTRAELESYRDAEIDDLIGPGCRLLFVGINPGLWTAATGAHFARPGNRFYPALLRAGIIERPIDPSDGMSAADTQHLIDRGVGITNLAVRATARADELTSEELAAGGVRVRNVVRETKPVVVAFAGITAYRTAFGKKKAKAGRQDHDFEGSKLWIVPNPSGLNAHETVDTLAAKYRDAARDAGIL; translated from the coding sequence ATGGGATTCACGCGCGCGGAGTTGGAGTCGTATCGCGACGCCGAGATTGACGATCTGATCGGACCGGGCTGCCGATTGCTGTTCGTGGGCATCAATCCGGGATTGTGGACGGCGGCAACGGGTGCACATTTCGCGAGGCCGGGTAATCGTTTCTATCCGGCGTTGTTGCGGGCCGGCATCATCGAGCGGCCGATAGATCCGTCGGACGGTATGTCGGCAGCAGACACACAACACCTGATCGACCGGGGAGTGGGCATCACCAATCTCGCGGTGCGGGCAACGGCGCGGGCAGATGAATTGACGTCGGAGGAACTCGCGGCCGGCGGCGTTCGGGTGCGAAACGTCGTGCGGGAAACGAAGCCCGTAGTGGTTGCCTTCGCCGGGATCACTGCCTATCGAACAGCTTTCGGCAAGAAGAAGGCCAAGGCCGGTCGTCAGGACCACGATTTCGAAGGCTCGAAGCTCTGGATCGTGCCCAATCCCAGTGGACTCAATGCGCACGAAACGGTGGACACGCTCGCTGCCAAATATCGCGATGCGGCACGAGACGCCGGAATCTTGTAA
- a CDS encoding fumarate hydratase yields MADFLYEDLLPIGEDTTEYRLLTTEGVSTVEGPDGRTFLKVEPEAMRLLTETALHDISHYLRTDHLTQLASILDDPEASNNDKFVALDLLKNANIAAAGVLPMCQDTGTAIVMGKRGQHVLTPGDDEQSIARGVYDAYTRLNLRYSQNAPITMWDEKNTGNNLPAQIELYADTAAGHENSYKFLFMAKGGGSANKSYLYQETKAILNPDSMMQFLEAKIRSLGTAACPPYHLAIVVGGTSAEFAMKTAKYASAHYLDELPTEGAITGRGFRDHELEKKVFELTQKIGIGAQFGGKYFCHDVRVVRLPRHGASLPVAIAVSCSADRQAKAKITPEGVFLEQLEFNPGRFLPEVTDAQLDADTDGISGTGKGAAVKIDLTKPMAEILAELSKHPVKTRLSLTGPLVVARDIAHAKIKERLDAGEEMPQYLKDHPVYYAGPAKTPDGMASGSFGPTTAGRMDSYVEQFQAAGGSMIMLAKGNRSKQVTDACNTHGGFYLGSIGGPAARLALDCIKKVDILEYAELGMEAVWKIDVEDFPAFIVVDDKGNDFFAHTGEVTLTIGKRPGL; encoded by the coding sequence ATGGCCGACTTCCTCTATGAGGACCTGTTGCCGATCGGTGAGGACACCACCGAGTACCGACTGCTCACCACTGAAGGGGTGTCGACAGTCGAAGGTCCGGACGGCAGGACCTTCCTGAAGGTCGAGCCCGAAGCGATGCGTCTGCTGACCGAAACGGCTCTGCACGACATCTCCCATTACCTGCGCACCGACCACCTGACGCAGCTGGCGAGCATCCTCGACGATCCCGAGGCGTCCAACAACGACAAGTTCGTTGCCCTCGATCTCCTGAAGAACGCAAACATCGCCGCCGCGGGTGTTCTCCCGATGTGCCAGGACACCGGCACCGCCATCGTCATGGGCAAGCGCGGACAGCACGTCCTCACCCCCGGTGACGACGAGCAGTCCATCGCCCGTGGTGTCTACGACGCGTACACACGCCTCAACCTGCGTTACTCGCAGAACGCCCCCATCACGATGTGGGACGAGAAGAACACCGGAAACAACCTGCCCGCACAGATCGAGCTGTATGCCGATACTGCTGCCGGACACGAGAACTCGTACAAATTCCTGTTCATGGCCAAGGGCGGCGGCAGCGCCAACAAGTCCTACCTGTACCAGGAGACCAAGGCGATCCTGAACCCCGACTCGATGATGCAGTTCCTCGAGGCGAAGATCCGCTCGCTCGGCACCGCAGCGTGCCCGCCGTACCACCTCGCGATCGTCGTCGGCGGCACGTCGGCCGAGTTCGCGATGAAGACCGCGAAGTACGCGTCGGCGCACTACCTCGACGAGCTCCCCACCGAAGGCGCCATCACGGGCCGCGGCTTCCGCGATCACGAACTCGAGAAGAAGGTCTTCGAGCTCACCCAGAAGATCGGCATCGGCGCACAGTTCGGCGGTAAGTACTTCTGCCACGACGTCCGTGTCGTCCGGCTCCCCCGCCACGGCGCTTCATTGCCCGTTGCCATTGCCGTGTCGTGCTCCGCAGACCGTCAGGCCAAGGCCAAGATCACGCCCGAGGGTGTCTTCCTGGAGCAGCTCGAATTCAACCCGGGCCGTTTCCTGCCCGAGGTCACCGACGCACAGCTCGACGCCGACACCGACGGAATCTCCGGAACCGGCAAGGGCGCAGCGGTCAAGATCGACCTCACCAAGCCCATGGCCGAAATCCTCGCCGAGCTCTCCAAGCACCCGGTGAAGACGCGTCTGTCGCTCACCGGCCCGTTGGTCGTGGCCCGCGACATCGCGCACGCCAAGATCAAGGAACGCCTCGACGCCGGCGAGGAAATGCCGCAGTACCTCAAGGATCACCCGGTGTACTACGCCGGCCCCGCCAAGACACCCGACGGCATGGCTTCCGGTTCCTTCGGACCCACCACGGCCGGCCGCATGGACTCGTACGTCGAGCAGTTCCAGGCCGCCGGCGGCTCGATGATCATGCTGGCCAAGGGAAACCGGTCCAAGCAGGTCACCGACGCATGCAACACACACGGCGGTTTCTACCTCGGATCCATCGGTGGACCGGCCGCTCGTCTGGCCCTCGACTGCATCAAGAAGGTCGACATCCTCGAGTACGCCGAACTGGGGATGGAAGCTGTCTGGAAGATCGACGTCGAGGACTTCCCCGCGTTCATCGTGGTCGACGACAAGGGCAACGACTTCTTTGCTCATACCGGTGAGGTAACTCTGACGATCGGCAAGCGTCCGGGTCTGTAG
- a CDS encoding alpha/beta hydrolase family protein, which yields MRGIRTVGGLIAAAILLAAPSTAVAAGPAAYGAESDGPRVISAVPGEGRLVDVVVYSPSMDRGIPVQVLRPADTSTPAPTLYLLNGVDGGKNDATWSVRTDVPEFFADKHVNVVTPLDGAFSYYTDWLRPDPGLARINENNGVNMWTTFLTAELPHVIDEYFDTTGENALGGISMAGTSVLNLAMAAPTVYNSVGSFSGCAMTSPGPGQDFVKVVVGIGGGNAENMWGPYNDPAWVEHDPVVNAEKLPRIPMYITTATGIPGQYDTLADPRIDNSVAALAATLALGGGIEAATHFCTTQLADRTTALGMDNIRYNIKPAGTHSWGYWQDDLHDSWPMFAASLGL from the coding sequence ATGAGAGGTATCCGGACAGTGGGCGGATTGATCGCTGCGGCGATTCTCCTGGCCGCGCCGTCGACGGCTGTGGCCGCCGGTCCGGCCGCGTACGGCGCAGAATCCGACGGTCCGCGAGTGATCAGTGCCGTGCCCGGCGAAGGTCGCCTCGTCGACGTCGTCGTCTACTCACCGTCGATGGATCGCGGAATTCCGGTCCAGGTGCTTCGTCCGGCCGACACGTCGACGCCGGCGCCGACGCTGTATCTGCTCAACGGGGTAGACGGTGGGAAGAACGACGCGACGTGGTCGGTGCGCACGGATGTCCCGGAGTTCTTCGCCGACAAGCACGTCAACGTCGTCACCCCGTTGGACGGCGCGTTCAGCTATTACACCGATTGGCTCAGGCCGGACCCGGGTCTCGCGAGGATCAACGAGAACAACGGTGTGAACATGTGGACCACGTTCCTCACCGCGGAACTGCCACACGTGATCGACGAGTATTTCGACACGACAGGGGAGAACGCACTCGGCGGGATCTCCATGGCGGGCACGTCGGTGTTGAACCTGGCGATGGCTGCGCCGACGGTCTACAACAGTGTCGGTTCGTTCAGCGGCTGCGCGATGACCAGTCCCGGTCCGGGGCAGGACTTCGTGAAGGTGGTCGTCGGAATCGGCGGCGGCAATGCCGAGAACATGTGGGGGCCGTACAACGACCCGGCGTGGGTGGAACACGATCCGGTGGTGAATGCGGAGAAGCTACCGCGAATTCCGATGTACATCACGACGGCGACGGGCATTCCCGGTCAGTACGACACGTTGGCCGATCCGCGGATCGACAACAGTGTCGCGGCGTTGGCCGCAACCCTGGCTCTGGGAGGGGGCATCGAGGCTGCCACGCACTTCTGCACAACGCAGTTGGCGGATCGGACCACTGCACTGGGTATGGATAACATCCGATACAACATCAAACCGGCCGGTACCCACTCGTGGGGTTACTGGCAGGACGACCTGCACGATTCGTGGCCGATGTTTGCCGCGTCCCTCGGCCTGTAA
- a CDS encoding alpha/beta hydrolase family protein, giving the protein MRISHIALACAVSLASVVALPVIAAADESAPPAYTVSADASPRIAATTPVSDREVLLDVDSPAMQRTMQVRVFLPADGSEPRPVVYLLDGNSGQIEDNNWFDPKKGNAREFFADKNVFVVAPIGGTGTMYTDWQEDHPKFGKLKWETFLTKELPPLIDGAFDTSGRNAIGGISMGAEAALMLAQRAPDLYDAVAAYSGCYTTVGGFGKALTDLVVINGMATSEQMWGPVDSPAWREHDIFANADKLRGTTVYLSSGTGLPGPHETLETPELARVVIVGGVMELGSNLCTDQIAGVLRSQGVDVTRSAQPVGTHGWPYWHDELVRSWPVIESALLD; this is encoded by the coding sequence ATGCGTATCTCTCATATCGCACTGGCATGCGCCGTGTCGCTGGCGTCGGTGGTAGCCCTCCCGGTTATTGCGGCCGCCGACGAATCGGCACCGCCGGCCTACACCGTGTCCGCAGACGCGTCGCCGCGAATCGCTGCCACCACCCCGGTCTCGGATCGGGAAGTGCTGCTCGACGTCGACAGTCCGGCAATGCAGCGCACGATGCAGGTCAGAGTGTTTCTCCCGGCTGATGGTTCGGAGCCTCGCCCCGTGGTGTATCTGCTCGACGGAAACTCGGGCCAGATCGAGGACAACAACTGGTTCGATCCGAAGAAGGGCAACGCGCGGGAGTTCTTCGCGGACAAGAATGTGTTTGTGGTGGCGCCGATCGGTGGAACCGGAACCATGTACACCGATTGGCAGGAAGACCACCCGAAATTCGGCAAGCTCAAGTGGGAGACCTTCCTGACCAAGGAATTGCCGCCGTTGATCGACGGGGCTTTCGACACCAGCGGGCGCAACGCAATCGGTGGCATCTCGATGGGTGCAGAGGCTGCGCTGATGCTTGCTCAACGCGCACCGGATCTGTACGACGCCGTAGCTGCTTACAGCGGGTGCTACACGACGGTAGGCGGTTTCGGTAAGGCACTGACAGACCTTGTCGTCATCAACGGAATGGCTACGTCGGAGCAGATGTGGGGTCCGGTCGACAGTCCCGCGTGGCGCGAACACGACATCTTCGCCAACGCGGACAAGCTGCGCGGCACCACGGTGTATCTGTCCTCGGGGACAGGTTTGCCGGGTCCTCACGAAACCCTCGAGACGCCCGAGCTTGCTCGGGTTGTGATCGTCGGCGGTGTCATGGAACTGGGCTCCAATCTGTGCACCGATCAGATTGCGGGTGTACTGCGCAGCCAGGGCGTCGACGTCACACGAAGTGCGCAACCGGTGGGCACACACGGCTGGCCGTACTGGCACGACGAACTGGTGCGTTCGTGGCCGGTGATCGAGTCGGCTCTGCTCGACTGA